From Pseudomonas sp. B21-028, one genomic window encodes:
- a CDS encoding LysR substrate-binding domain-containing protein yields the protein MSLRALRTLLAIAQYGSFVRAADAVHLTQSAVSLHVRSLEEDFNTLLFDRSRRLPVLTDAGHIAVEHAREILALYDGISSEIGGDTELRGRLRIGAIHTALASVLPLALLAMRAEHPHLRITVASGMSAELASRMEAGELDVAITTEPVKPHPYGLASTVLYEEGFWIIAPASHAHEDLKLLLKSQPFIRFDRRAWAGRTIERELRAMRLRVQTSMELDSQDAIIQMVSSGLGVSIIPLSGHQVASLKTLAVGPFGIPQKTRRVVLLEREDRPLGRLAAALANAVKAHVLHDKP from the coding sequence ATGTCATTACGCGCGCTTCGAACACTGCTTGCCATTGCCCAATACGGTTCTTTTGTTCGGGCAGCGGACGCCGTGCACCTGACCCAATCAGCGGTCAGCCTTCATGTTCGGTCATTGGAGGAGGATTTCAATACGCTCCTGTTTGACCGCTCACGACGGTTGCCGGTGCTGACGGATGCAGGCCATATTGCCGTTGAGCACGCGCGAGAAATTCTAGCCTTATACGACGGGATCTCCTCCGAGATTGGAGGCGACACTGAGTTGCGCGGCAGGCTCAGAATCGGTGCCATTCATACAGCGCTGGCGAGCGTCTTGCCCCTCGCGTTGTTGGCAATGCGTGCTGAGCATCCTCACCTGCGCATCACTGTTGCGTCGGGAATGTCCGCTGAGTTGGCCTCGCGCATGGAGGCGGGCGAGCTTGACGTTGCGATCACCACGGAGCCGGTGAAGCCACACCCTTATGGCCTGGCAAGCACGGTACTTTACGAGGAAGGGTTCTGGATCATCGCGCCGGCGTCCCATGCGCATGAGGACTTGAAGCTTCTACTCAAAAGCCAGCCGTTCATTCGATTTGATCGTCGCGCCTGGGCAGGTCGTACCATTGAGCGAGAGCTTCGCGCTATGCGGCTGCGCGTGCAGACCAGCATGGAACTGGATAGCCAGGATGCGATTATCCAGATGGTCTCAAGCGGGCTGGGCGTATCCATCATTCCGCTCTCTGGACATCAAGTCGCAAGCTTGAAAACACTGGCCGTTGGGCCTTTCGGCATCCCTCAAAAAACCAGGCGCGTGGTATTGCTGGAGCGCGAAGATCGTCCCCTTGGGCGACTGGCGGCAGCCCTGGCGAACGCGGTGAAAGCGCATGTCTTGCACGATAAACCATGA
- a CDS encoding AEC family transporter codes for MTLSLLTALLPIALLIMLGAWLKRRHFLTDTFWAQAERLAYYVLLPSLFFHGLATANLDGVPFQSMVSVLVFSTVVVSLMLLGAKSLITMDDAAFTSVFQGGIRFNNYVGVSAAAGLFGVQGIALAAVANAAIVPSVNMLCVMVFAKYGSAGRMPFSKVLKQLALNPLILACFAGGLVQVSGWGLPVGIEPMLKALGQASLPLGLLCVGAALEFGSIRQWFRPVGYSSLTKFLIMPLVTLWACHLFELEGKAAVAALLFQALPTASSSYIMARQLGGDAPLMAGIIACQTMLAGLALPAVILVMARWI; via the coding sequence ATGACCCTTTCCTTGTTGACTGCCTTGTTGCCCATCGCACTACTGATCATGCTGGGCGCGTGGCTCAAGCGTCGTCATTTTCTGACGGATACTTTTTGGGCACAGGCAGAGCGCTTGGCGTACTACGTGTTGCTGCCTTCACTTTTCTTTCACGGACTGGCGACCGCCAACCTTGATGGCGTGCCCTTTCAAAGCATGGTTTCGGTACTCGTGTTCTCGACTGTGGTGGTATCGCTAATGTTGTTGGGCGCGAAGTCGCTGATCACCATGGACGATGCTGCGTTCACTTCGGTTTTTCAGGGTGGGATACGTTTCAATAACTACGTAGGCGTGTCGGCAGCCGCGGGCTTGTTCGGTGTGCAGGGTATAGCCCTGGCAGCGGTCGCGAACGCGGCCATAGTGCCCAGTGTGAACATGCTGTGCGTAATGGTGTTCGCGAAGTACGGATCAGCCGGCAGGATGCCATTTAGCAAAGTCCTCAAGCAGTTGGCATTGAACCCACTGATACTCGCGTGCTTCGCCGGCGGATTGGTCCAGGTCTCGGGCTGGGGACTGCCTGTCGGTATTGAGCCGATGCTCAAGGCCTTGGGACAAGCGTCACTGCCGCTCGGATTGCTCTGCGTTGGTGCTGCGCTTGAGTTCGGAAGCATAAGGCAATGGTTTCGCCCGGTGGGTTACTCGTCGCTGACCAAGTTTCTAATCATGCCACTGGTTACGCTTTGGGCGTGCCACCTGTTCGAACTTGAAGGAAAGGCCGCGGTTGCAGCACTTCTATTCCAGGCACTGCCCACAGCCTCATCCTCCTACATCATGGCAAGGCAATTAGGGGGAGACGCCCCCCTTATGGCTGGGATCATCGCTTGCCAGACCATGCTGGCAGGATTAGCACTTCCAGCGGTCATCCTTGTGATGGCCCGGTGGATTTGA
- the hutH gene encoding histidine ammonia-lyase yields MKTLNVIPGQLSLAQLRAVYQHPVKITLDHSASAQIEASVACVEQILAENRTAYGINTGFGLLASTRIASEDLENLQRSLVLSHAAGVGEPISDALVRLIMVLKVNSLSRGFSGIRRVVIDALIALINAEVYPHIPLKGSVGASGDLAPLAHMSLVLLGEGKARHKGEWLEATEALKVAGLAPLTLAAKEGLALLNGTQVSTAYALRGLFEGEDLFAGALAIGALTVEAVLGSRSPFDARIHAARGQKAQIDTATAYRDLLGQSSEVADSHKDCGKVQDPYSLRCQPQVMGACLTQLRQAAEVLVVEANAVSDNPLVFAVEGDVISGGNFHAEPVAMAADNMALAIAEIGSLSERRISLMMDKHMSQLPPFLVANGGVNSGFMISQVTAAALASENKALAHPHSVDSLPTSANQEDHVSMAPAAGKRLWEMAENTRGILAVEWLAACQGLDLRDGLKTSPKLELARNSLRSKVAYYEKDRFFAPDINAASELLASGCLNDLVLNKLLPSI; encoded by the coding sequence ATGAAAACACTTAACGTTATCCCAGGCCAATTGAGCCTTGCCCAACTGCGTGCCGTTTACCAGCACCCAGTAAAAATCACCCTCGACCACAGTGCCTCTGCGCAAATTGAAGCCAGTGTCGCTTGCGTGGAGCAGATCCTCGCCGAGAATCGCACCGCCTACGGTATCAATACCGGTTTCGGCCTGCTGGCCTCGACCCGTATCGCCAGTGAAGATCTGGAAAATCTGCAACGTTCGCTAGTACTGTCCCACGCCGCTGGTGTGGGTGAGCCGATCAGCGATGCGCTGGTGCGGTTGATCATGGTGCTCAAGGTCAATAGCCTCAGCCGTGGTTTCTCCGGCATACGCCGCGTGGTGATCGATGCTCTGATAGCATTGATCAACGCCGAGGTGTATCCGCATATTCCGTTAAAAGGTTCGGTCGGCGCATCTGGTGACTTGGCACCTTTGGCGCACATGTCCCTCGTGCTGCTGGGAGAAGGCAAAGCCCGTCATAAGGGCGAATGGCTGGAAGCCACCGAAGCACTGAAGGTGGCCGGTTTGGCGCCGTTGACGCTGGCTGCCAAAGAGGGTTTGGCGTTGCTCAACGGTACCCAGGTGTCCACTGCTTATGCTCTGCGCGGTTTGTTCGAGGGCGAAGACCTGTTTGCAGGCGCCTTGGCCATCGGTGCGTTGACGGTCGAAGCTGTCTTGGGCTCCCGCTCGCCGTTTGACGCACGTATCCATGCCGCTCGCGGCCAGAAGGCCCAGATTGATACAGCTACTGCTTATCGCGACCTGCTGGGCCAAAGCAGTGAGGTCGCCGATTCGCACAAAGACTGCGGCAAGGTCCAAGATCCCTACTCTCTACGCTGCCAACCTCAAGTCATGGGCGCATGCCTGACCCAGCTCCGTCAGGCCGCGGAAGTATTAGTCGTCGAAGCGAATGCCGTATCCGATAACCCACTGGTCTTTGCCGTTGAAGGTGACGTGATCTCTGGCGGCAACTTCCACGCCGAGCCAGTGGCCATGGCCGCAGACAATATGGCATTGGCCATTGCTGAAATCGGCTCGCTGAGCGAGCGCCGCATTTCGTTGATGATGGACAAACACATGTCACAACTGCCGCCGTTCCTGGTAGCCAATGGCGGCGTGAACTCGGGCTTCATGATTTCTCAGGTGACAGCAGCAGCGCTGGCCAGCGAGAACAAGGCGCTGGCTCACCCCCATTCCGTAGACAGCCTGCCCACATCCGCAAATCAGGAAGATCACGTATCGATGGCACCCGCGGCCGGCAAACGGTTGTGGGAAATGGCTGAAAACACCCGTGGAATCCTGGCTGTGGAGTGGCTAGCGGCCTGCCAAGGCCTGGACTTGCGTGACGGCTTGAAGACGTCGCCCAAGTTGGAACTGGCCCGGAACAGTCTGCGAAGCAAAGTGGCCTATTACGAGAAGGACCGTTTCTTCGCGCCGGATATCAATGCAGCCAGTGAGTTATTGGCTTCCGGCTGCTTGAACGACTTGGTATTGAATAAGTTGTTGCCCAGCATCTGA
- the hutU gene encoding urocanate hydratase, with translation MSKPLHFRNIEIRAPRGNTLTAKSWLTEAPLRMLMNNLDPEVAENPKELVVYGGIGRAARNWECYDKIVESLTNLNDDETLLVQSGKPVGVFKTHSNAPRVLIANSNLVPHWASWEHFNELDAKGLAMYGQMTAGSWIYIGSQGIVQGTYETFVEAGRQHYDSNLKGRWVLTAGLGGMGGAQPLAATLAGACSLNIECQQVSIDFRLKTRYVDEQAKDLDDALARIEKYTAEGKAISIALCGNAAEILPEMVRRGVRPDMVTDQTSAHDPLNGYLPAGWTWDEYRARAKTEPAAVVKAAKQSMAVHVKAMLAFQKMGVPTFDYGNNIRQMAQEEGVENAFDFPGFVPAYIRPLFCRGIGPFRWAALSGDPQDIYKTDAKVKELIPDDAHLHNWLDMARERISFQGLPARICWVGLGQRAKLGLAFNEMVRSGELSAPIVIGRDHLDSGSVASPNRETESMQDGSDAVSDWPLLNALLNTASGATWVSLHHGGGVGMGFSQHSGMVIVCDGTDEAAERIARVLHNDPATGVMRHADAGYQIAIDCANEQGLNLPMITLVKGAKA, from the coding sequence GTGAGCAAACCACTCCATTTCCGCAATATCGAAATCCGCGCCCCTCGCGGTAACACGCTGACCGCCAAGAGCTGGCTGACCGAAGCGCCGCTGCGGATGTTGATGAACAACCTCGATCCGGAAGTGGCCGAGAACCCCAAGGAGTTGGTGGTCTACGGTGGCATCGGCCGCGCGGCGCGCAACTGGGAGTGCTACGACAAGATCGTCGAAAGCCTCACCAACCTGAACGACGACGAAACCCTGCTGGTGCAATCCGGCAAGCCGGTGGGCGTGTTCAAGACCCACAGCAACGCCCCGCGCGTCCTGATCGCCAACTCCAACCTGGTGCCGCACTGGGCCAGTTGGGAACACTTCAACGAACTCGACGCCAAGGGCCTGGCCATGTACGGCCAGATGACCGCCGGCAGCTGGATCTACATCGGCAGCCAGGGCATCGTCCAGGGCACGTATGAAACCTTCGTCGAGGCTGGTCGCCAGCATTACGATTCCAACCTCAAGGGCCGTTGGGTGCTGACCGCCGGCCTGGGCGGCATGGGTGGCGCGCAACCACTGGCCGCGACCCTGGCCGGTGCGTGCTCGCTGAACATCGAGTGCCAGCAGGTGAGCATCGATTTCCGCCTGAAAACCCGCTACGTCGACGAGCAGGCCAAAGACCTCGACGACGCCCTGGCGCGCATCGAGAAATACACCGCTGAAGGCAAGGCGATTTCCATCGCGCTGTGTGGGAACGCGGCGGAAATCCTGCCGGAAATGGTCCGTCGTGGTGTGCGTCCGGACATGGTCACCGACCAGACCAGCGCCCACGACCCCCTCAACGGCTATCTGCCGGCCGGCTGGACCTGGGACGAATACCGTGCCCGCGCCAAGACCGAGCCCGCCGCCGTGGTGAAGGCCGCCAAGCAATCGATGGCCGTGCACGTCAAAGCCATGCTGGCCTTCCAGAAAATGGGCGTGCCGACCTTCGACTACGGCAACAACATCCGCCAGATGGCCCAGGAAGAAGGCGTCGAGAATGCCTTCGACTTCCCGGGTTTCGTCCCGGCCTACATCCGTCCGCTGTTTTGCCGCGGCATCGGCCCGTTCCGCTGGGCGGCGCTGTCCGGTGACCCGCAGGACATCTACAAGACCGACGCCAAGGTCAAGGAACTGATCCCCGACGACGCCCACCTGCACAACTGGCTGGACATGGCCCGCGAGCGCATCAGCTTCCAGGGCTTGCCGGCACGGATCTGCTGGGTTGGCCTGGGCCAGCGCGCCAAGTTGGGCCTGGCGTTCAACGAGATGGTGCGCAGCGGTGAGTTGTCGGCGCCGATCGTCATCGGTCGCGACCACCTCGATTCCGGCTCCGTGGCCAGCCCCAACCGTGAAACCGAGTCCATGCAGGACGGCTCCGACGCCGTTTCCGACTGGCCGCTGCTCAATGCCCTGCTCAACACCGCCAGTGGCGCGACCTGGGTGTCGCTGCACCACGGTGGCGGCGTCGGCATGGGCTTTTCCCAGCACTCGGGCATGGTGATCGTCTGCGACGGTACTGACGAAGCGGCCGAACGGATTGCCCGTGTACTGCACAACGACCCGGCGACCGGCGTGATGCGCCATGCCGATGCCGGTTACCAGATCGCCATTGATTGCGCGAATGAGCAAGGCTTGAACCTGCCAATGATCACTCTTGTTAAAGGAGCCAAAGCATGA
- a CDS encoding ABC transporter ATP-binding protein, with amino-acid sequence MYKLTVENLHKSYGDHEVLKGVSLNAKAGDVISLIGASGSGKSTFLRCINFLEIPSNGAMSLDNQPIRMIHDHHGMRVANADELQRLRTRLAMVFQHFNLWSHMTVLDNITMAPRRVLGVSKKDAEELARRYLDKVGLPSRVADQYPAFLSGGQQQRVAIARALAMEPEIMLFDEPTSALDPELVGEVLKVIQGLAEEGRTMIMVTHEMSFARKVSNQVLFLHQGLVEEQGPPEEVLGNPKSERLQQFLSGNLK; translated from the coding sequence ATGTACAAACTGACCGTAGAAAACCTGCATAAAAGTTATGGCGACCACGAAGTCCTCAAGGGTGTTTCACTGAACGCAAAGGCCGGCGACGTCATTAGCCTGATCGGTGCCAGCGGGTCGGGCAAAAGCACCTTTTTGCGCTGTATCAATTTTCTGGAAATCCCTAGCAACGGCGCCATGAGTCTCGACAATCAGCCGATACGCATGATCCATGACCACCACGGCATGCGCGTTGCAAACGCAGATGAACTGCAGCGACTGCGCACGCGACTGGCGATGGTATTCCAGCATTTCAATCTGTGGAGCCACATGACCGTGCTCGACAACATCACAATGGCCCCTCGCCGAGTGTTGGGGGTCAGCAAGAAGGATGCAGAGGAGCTGGCTCGGCGTTACCTGGACAAGGTTGGTTTACCATCGCGAGTTGCCGATCAATACCCGGCCTTTCTCTCGGGCGGCCAGCAGCAGCGCGTCGCGATAGCCCGGGCGCTGGCCATGGAACCGGAAATCATGCTGTTCGACGAACCGACGTCTGCCCTGGACCCTGAACTAGTAGGAGAAGTGCTGAAGGTCATTCAGGGCCTCGCCGAAGAAGGCCGAACCATGATCATGGTGACGCACGAAATGAGCTTCGCTCGTAAGGTATCGAACCAGGTGTTGTTCTTGCACCAAGGGCTCGTAGAAGAGCAAGGACCGCCTGAGGAAGTGCTGGGGAACCCCAAGAGCGAGCGTTTGCAGCAATTTCTCAGCGGCAATCTGAAATAA
- a CDS encoding ABC transporter permease, with amino-acid sequence MIELLQEYWKPFLYHDGYHITGLAMTLWLLSASLFFGFLMAVPLSIARVSSNLFVRWPVQFYTYLFRGTPLYIQLLICYTGIYSLAAVRSQPLLDAFFRDALNCTILAFALNTCAYTTEIFSGAIRNMNHGEVEAAKAFGLRGWKLYTYIIMPSALRRSLPNYSNEVILMLHSTTVAFTATVPDILKVARDANSATFLTFQSFGIAAAIYLTITFSLVGLFRLAERRWLSFLGPAH; translated from the coding sequence ATGATCGAGCTATTGCAAGAATATTGGAAACCCTTCCTGTACCACGATGGTTATCACATCACGGGCTTGGCGATGACACTATGGCTGCTCAGTGCCTCGCTCTTCTTCGGCTTCTTGATGGCGGTCCCGCTGTCGATTGCCAGGGTATCAAGCAACCTTTTCGTGCGCTGGCCCGTGCAGTTCTATACCTATTTGTTCCGTGGCACGCCTCTGTATATACAGCTATTGATCTGCTACACCGGCATCTACAGCCTCGCTGCGGTGCGCTCCCAACCGCTGCTTGATGCATTCTTTCGCGATGCATTGAACTGCACCATCCTGGCCTTTGCCTTGAACACTTGCGCCTACACCACGGAGATCTTCTCCGGGGCGATTCGCAACATGAATCATGGTGAAGTCGAAGCAGCAAAGGCCTTTGGGCTTCGAGGATGGAAGCTTTACACCTACATCATCATGCCGTCTGCATTGCGTCGCTCACTGCCGAACTACAGCAACGAAGTGATACTGATGCTGCATTCCACCACGGTCGCTTTCACCGCCACGGTACCGGACATCCTCAAGGTTGCCAGAGATGCCAATTCAGCAACATTTCTGACCTTCCAATCGTTCGGCATCGCCGCAGCGATTTACCTCACTATCACTTTCTCTCTGGTCGGTCTGTTCCGTCTGGCTGAGCGCCGTTGGCTGTCGTTCCTCGGCCCAGCTCATTAA
- a CDS encoding ABC transporter permease, translating into MLENLLQTLGFSLKGFGPLLLQGSWMTVKLSALCLLLSVGLGLIGASAKLSKSALLRIPAQAYTTLIRGVPDLVLMLLIFYSLQTWLTNLTDAFGWEYIEINPFSAGVITLGFIYGAYFTETFRGAILAVPKGQLEAATAYGLTRAQRFRLVLFPQMMRFALPGIGNNWMVILKATALVSIIGLADLVKVAQDAGKSSYQLFFFLVLAALIYLVITTASNYVLRRLESFYAAGTREAVR; encoded by the coding sequence ATGCTAGAAAACCTATTGCAGACTCTAGGCTTCAGCCTAAAGGGTTTCGGCCCGCTGTTGCTGCAAGGCTCCTGGATGACTGTCAAATTGTCCGCACTGTGCTTGTTGCTGAGCGTGGGCCTGGGATTGATCGGTGCCAGCGCGAAACTCTCGAAGTCAGCCTTGCTACGCATCCCTGCGCAAGCCTACACCACGCTTATCCGCGGCGTGCCCGACCTGGTCTTGATGCTGCTGATCTTCTATAGCCTTCAGACGTGGCTGACGAATCTGACCGATGCCTTTGGCTGGGAATATATCGAAATCAATCCGTTCAGCGCAGGGGTCATCACCCTGGGCTTCATCTACGGTGCGTATTTCACCGAAACCTTCCGCGGAGCGATTCTCGCCGTTCCAAAGGGGCAATTAGAAGCAGCCACGGCCTATGGCCTGACCCGCGCCCAACGATTCCGCCTGGTGCTTTTCCCGCAAATGATGCGCTTTGCATTACCGGGCATTGGCAACAACTGGATGGTGATCCTGAAAGCGACCGCACTGGTCTCGATCATTGGTCTGGCTGACTTGGTCAAGGTTGCCCAGGATGCAGGAAAGAGTTCCTATCAACTGTTCTTCTTCTTGGTCCTTGCAGCGTTGATCTATTTGGTTATCACCACCGCATCAAACTATGTCTTGCGCAGGCTGGAAAGTTTTTACGCCGCAGGAACTCGGGAGGCCGTGCGATGA
- a CDS encoding transporter substrate-binding domain-containing protein — translation MKKSILTLSVLALCVAGSFASAKEYKELRFGVDPSYAPFESKAADGSLVGFDIDLGNAICAELKVKCKWVESDFDGMIPGLKANKFDGVISAMTVTSSREKVIDFSDELFSVPTSFVFKKGSGLTEDIKTLVGKTVGYEQGTTEEAYAKAVLNKAGVKTQAYANQDQVYSDLVTGRLDASIQNMLQAEMGFLKSPQGANFEVSKAVEHELLPAKTAVGLAQGNADLKALLNKGIKALHEDGSYVAIQKKHFGDQNIYSGK, via the coding sequence ATGAAAAAATCTATTTTGACCCTCTCTGTACTGGCGTTGTGTGTGGCTGGCAGCTTTGCCTCGGCCAAGGAGTACAAGGAGTTGCGGTTCGGCGTTGACCCCTCTTATGCCCCCTTCGAGTCCAAAGCTGCCGACGGTAGCCTGGTGGGCTTCGATATCGACTTAGGCAATGCGATTTGTGCTGAATTGAAAGTGAAGTGCAAATGGGTCGAGAGTGATTTTGACGGCATGATTCCCGGCCTGAAAGCCAACAAATTCGACGGCGTGATCTCCGCCATGACCGTGACATCCTCGCGCGAAAAGGTCATCGATTTCTCCGATGAGCTGTTCTCCGTTCCCACCTCCTTCGTTTTCAAGAAAGGCTCTGGGCTGACCGAAGATATCAAGACGCTCGTCGGCAAGACGGTTGGTTATGAGCAAGGCACCACCGAGGAAGCTTATGCCAAGGCCGTACTGAACAAAGCCGGGGTCAAAACCCAAGCCTATGCCAACCAGGATCAGGTCTATTCGGACTTGGTGACTGGCCGTCTCGATGCCTCGATCCAGAATATGTTGCAAGCCGAAATGGGCTTCTTGAAGTCGCCGCAAGGGGCGAATTTTGAGGTAAGTAAAGCAGTCGAGCATGAACTGTTGCCCGCGAAAACCGCGGTAGGTCTCGCCCAAGGCAACGCCGACCTCAAGGCCCTGCTAAACAAAGGCATCAAGGCACTGCATGAGGATGGCAGCTATGTAGCCATTCAGAAAAAACACTTTGGTGATCAGAATATCTACAGCGGTAAATAA
- the hutC gene encoding histidine utilization repressor translates to MIKNAPQALYRRAKDFVLDQLRAGVWKPGDLIYSENQLVQELGISRMTVNRALRELTEEGLLVRISGVGTFVAESKPQSNLLRITNIADEILARGHSYGCRVLHLGRESASMSVASALGLPTGSSVFHLVCAHSEEDVPVQLEDRYVNPELVPEFLKQKFGEHLQPAKYLLQVIKPDEMEHIVEACHPSAEESKHLQIDATEPCLALIRRTWSQNKIVTFVRLVHPSSRYRLGSRLPMNAAHRDV, encoded by the coding sequence ATGATCAAAAATGCACCACAAGCGCTCTACCGACGCGCGAAGGATTTTGTGCTGGACCAACTTCGAGCGGGCGTTTGGAAACCTGGCGACCTGATCTATTCAGAGAACCAGTTGGTGCAAGAGCTGGGCATCTCGCGCATGACCGTCAATCGAGCCCTGCGCGAGCTGACCGAAGAAGGTCTATTGGTGCGGATTTCAGGTGTTGGAACATTCGTAGCCGAAAGCAAGCCGCAATCGAACCTGTTGCGCATCACCAACATCGCTGACGAGATTCTCGCTCGGGGTCATAGTTACGGCTGTCGCGTCCTGCACCTGGGACGCGAATCCGCATCGATGTCAGTCGCTTCCGCCCTGGGCCTGCCCACGGGCTCTTCGGTTTTTCATCTGGTTTGTGCGCACAGCGAAGAAGACGTGCCAGTGCAGCTTGAGGATCGTTACGTCAATCCCGAGCTGGTGCCAGAGTTCCTGAAACAAAAATTCGGCGAACACCTGCAACCGGCCAAATACCTTTTGCAAGTCATCAAGCCCGACGAAATGGAACATATCGTAGAGGCCTGCCACCCCAGCGCAGAGGAGAGCAAACATCTGCAAATCGATGCAACCGAACCTTGCCTGGCCCTCATACGCCGGACTTGGAGCCAAAACAAAATTGTCACCTTTGTGCGGCTCGTCCACCCCTCCTCCCGCTATCGACTGGGTAGTCGCTTACCCATGAATGCAGCGCACAGAGACGTCTGA
- a CDS encoding aminotransferase class I/II-fold pyridoxal phosphate-dependent enzyme produces MNANDLTLLARAEVRELASYNAGLASDAVRKRFGLTRVAKLGSNENPMGTAPAVNAATTQACHEIALYPDSGCQALRSALSEKLDVPEDRFVFGNGSEDLLSVISRVFLDHDDEVVTVVPSFGLHFIFPVAAGARVIGVPMTDQGTFDVAAMISALTPHTHVLMFSCPSNPVGCTLSAIELKQLLDALPPKCLLVFDEAYYEYAQWEPEYPDCLGLIQASGKPFILLRTFSKAYSLAGLRIGYGIVSDPLLADLINRLRTPFNVNRVAQAAAVAALADENHLNAGLSHVASERRRLEIALQEQGITTAPSMANFLFFSTPYPAEVINQALLREGVIIKPWREAGYTQYLRVSIGSCEDNDLFLHSLARVLAAQETRTD; encoded by the coding sequence ATGAACGCCAACGACCTGACCCTGCTTGCTCGCGCTGAAGTACGCGAATTGGCCAGTTACAACGCCGGCCTCGCCTCTGATGCAGTGCGCAAACGCTTCGGTCTGACACGCGTCGCTAAATTGGGCAGCAATGAAAACCCAATGGGCACCGCCCCCGCTGTCAACGCCGCGACCACCCAAGCCTGTCATGAGATTGCGCTGTACCCCGACTCTGGCTGCCAGGCACTGCGCTCCGCACTCTCGGAAAAACTTGATGTTCCGGAAGATCGCTTCGTGTTCGGCAACGGTTCTGAGGATTTGCTGAGTGTCATCAGTCGAGTGTTTCTGGACCATGATGATGAAGTGGTTACCGTGGTGCCCTCATTCGGTTTGCATTTCATTTTTCCAGTGGCAGCCGGCGCTCGGGTAATCGGTGTTCCCATGACCGACCAAGGCACTTTTGACGTGGCGGCGATGATTTCCGCCCTTACACCGCATACCCATGTGCTGATGTTTTCCTGCCCCTCCAATCCGGTTGGCTGCACCTTGAGCGCAATCGAATTGAAGCAATTGCTCGATGCATTACCTCCCAAATGCTTGCTGGTGTTTGACGAAGCCTATTACGAATACGCTCAATGGGAGCCTGAGTACCCAGACTGCCTCGGCTTGATCCAGGCCAGCGGCAAGCCGTTTATCCTGCTTCGAACCTTCTCCAAGGCCTATTCATTGGCAGGTTTACGCATCGGCTATGGCATCGTCAGCGACCCGCTACTGGCCGATTTGATCAATCGCCTGCGCACCCCCTTCAATGTCAACCGAGTGGCCCAAGCCGCTGCGGTCGCCGCGCTGGCCGATGAAAATCATCTGAATGCCGGCCTCTCCCACGTCGCCAGCGAACGCCGACGACTGGAGATCGCACTGCAAGAGCAAGGCATCACAACTGCCCCCTCCATGGCTAACTTCCTCTTTTTCAGCACCCCTTATCCTGCCGAAGTCATCAACCAGGCATTGCTGCGCGAAGGGGTCATCATCAAGCCTTGGCGCGAAGCGGGATATACTCAGTACTTGCGGGTATCTATAGGAAGCTGTGAGGATAACGATCTTTTCCTCCATTCCTTGGCAAGAGTCCTTGCCGCACAAGAGACACGGACCGACTGA
- a CDS encoding RidA family protein, producing the protein MTVSNLPFSKVRHSQGLVFLSGELPFNEDGSFPEGIEAQTRLTLMRIAQTLEAESLSLDDVVSVTVYLTERSNFAEFNRIYASFFTANLPVRATVCAGLVVDALVEISVIAQQRA; encoded by the coding sequence ATGACGGTTAGCAATTTGCCCTTTTCAAAAGTCCGCCACAGCCAAGGCCTAGTGTTTTTATCCGGTGAACTGCCGTTCAATGAGGATGGCAGCTTCCCGGAGGGTATCGAGGCACAAACGCGCCTGACCTTGATGCGCATTGCTCAAACACTGGAAGCTGAGTCACTGTCGTTGGATGACGTGGTGAGCGTCACGGTGTACTTGACCGAGCGGAGTAACTTCGCCGAGTTCAACCGGATTTATGCTTCGTTTTTCACGGCCAATTTGCCTGTTCGCGCTACCGTCTGTGCCGGCCTCGTGGTGGATGCGTTGGTTGAAATCAGTGTCATCGCGCAGCAGCGTGCTTGA